One Malania oleifera isolate guangnan ecotype guangnan chromosome 10, ASM2987363v1, whole genome shotgun sequence genomic region harbors:
- the LOC131165759 gene encoding glucan endo-1,3-beta-glucosidase-like — protein sequence MATTNAPQPSVRHLILLISAVFLPTALSIGVNYGTLGNDLPPPAQVASFLKTQTTIDRIKLFDTNPDILRAFAGSGISVAVTAANGDIPALAKLSIAQSWVANNISPFHPKTRISHVLVGNEIMATADKNLISHLVPAMRTLHAALKLAGITDISVTTPHSMGILAVSEPPSLGRFRRGYDKAVFGPMLQFLKDTKSPFMVNPYPYFGYSPKMGNYALFKRNPGVHDRFTGITYTNMFDGMMDAVYSAMKALGYGDVEIAVGETGWPSVAEPNQPGVSPQFAATYNGRLVWHVTSGKGTPLMRGRKFETYLFALFNENQKPGPTAERNFGLFRPDFSPVYDIGIMRGSQGGGHKFSPTPATPASGKKWCVAKPEATDPQLQSNINYVCSLENVDCKPVQAGGACFNPNSVRAHASYLMNSYYQTSGRHDYNCDFSHTAVLTTIDPSTQGCKYVA from the exons ATGGCGACCACCAACGCTCCACAGCCGTCCGTACGCCACCTGATCCTCCTCATCTCCGCCGTCTTCCTCCCCACCGCCCTCTCCATCGGCGTCAACTACGGCACTCTCGGCAACGACCTCCCCCCGCCCGCCCAGGTCGCCTCCTTCCTCAAGACCCAGACCACCATCGACCGCATCAAGCTCTTCGACACCAACCCCGACATCCTCCGCGCCTTCGCCGGCTCCGGCATCTCCGTCGCCGTCACTGCCGCCAACGGCGACATCCCCGCCCTCGCCAAGCTCTCCATCGCCCAGTCCTGGGTTGCCAACAACATTTCCCCTTTCCACCCCAAAACCCGCATCTCCCACGTCCTCGTCGGCAACGAGATCATGGCCACCGCCGACAAGAACCTCATCAGCCACCTCGTACCCGCCATGCGCACCCTCCACGCCGCCCTCAAGCTCGCCGGAATCACCGACATCTCCGTCACCACTCCCCACTCCATGGGCATCCTCGCGGTGTCGGAGCCCCCCAGCCTCGGCCGCTTCCGCCGCGGATACGACAAGGCTGTGTTCGGACCCATGCTCCAGTTCCTGAAAGATACCAAATCGCCCTTCATGGTTAACCCGTACCCGTATTTCGGCTACTCGCCCAAGATGGGCAACTACGCGCTGTTCAAGAGGAACCCTGGAGTGCACGACAGGTTCACCGGGATTACGTACACCAACATGTTCGACGGCATGATGGACGCCGTTTACTCGGCGATGAAGGCGTTGGGGTACGGTGACGTGGAGATCGCAGTGGGTGAGACGGGGTGGCCGTCCGTGGCGGAGCCCAACCAGCCCGGAGTGAGCCCGCAGTTCGCTGCCACGTATAATGGGAGGCTGGTGTGGCACGTGACCTCCGGGAAGGGGACGCCGTTGATGCGCGGCCGGAAGTTCGAGACTTACCTGTTCGCGTTGTTCAATGAGAATCAGAAACCCGGTCCGACCGCCGAGAGGAACTTTGGGCTGTTTAGACCGGACTTCTCTCCGGTTTATGACATTGGCATTATGCGAGGTTCACAG GGCGGCGGGCACAAATTCAGTCCGACGCCGGCGACACCGGCCTCAGGGAAGAAATGGTGCGTGGCGAAGCCTGAGGCCACCGACCCTCAGTTGCAGAGCAATATAAACTACGTGTGCAGCTTGGAAAACGTGGATTGCAAGCCGGTTCAGGCAGGCGGTGCGTGCTTCAACCCCAACTCCGTCAGGGCACATGCTTCCTACCTCATGAACTCCTACTACCAGACCTCCGGCCGCCACGATTACAACTGCGACTTTTCCCACACCGCCGTCCTCACCACCATCGACCCCA GTACCCAAGGATGCAAATACGTGGCTTGA
- the LOC131165760 gene encoding basic blue protein-like has protein sequence MMMSGRREQGRGSAMVAAALLLLLLSHCEMARAAVYTVGGAAGWTFNVVGWPQGKRFKAGDVLLFKYNPTIHNLVVVSKAGYNTCSVPKGARTYRSGNDRIVLRKGQNFFLCSLPGHCQSGMKIAVNAA, from the exons ATGATGATGTCTGGGCGACGGGAGCAGGGAAGAGGCAGTGCAATGGTGGCCGCGGccttgctgctgctgctgctgtctCACTGTGAGATGGCTCGTGCGGCGGTCTATACCGTCGGAGGCGCCGCCGGTTGGACCTTCAACGTGGTTGGCTGGCCTCAGGGGAAGCGCTTTAAGGCGGGGGATGTCCTTT TATTCAAGTATAATCCAACAATACACAATCTTGTGGTTGTAAGCAAAGCTGGTTACAATACGTGCTCCGTTCCAAAGGGTGCAAGGACTTATCGATCGGGGAATGATCGGATCGTGCTAAGGAAGGGCCAAAATTTCTTCCTCTGCAGTCTCCCTGGTCATTGTCAGTCCGGAATGAAGATAGCCGTCAATGCTGCATGA